The genomic region TGTTTAAGGGACGTTGTGTTTGGGATGGTCTGGAAAGATTTCCTTTTCCATCATCAATCAGGGCTATTGGACATTCTGAAAATGCTGTTGCACCAGCATAGCTGGGCATAAGCCTATTCCATATCAGAGGAATGAAGTGAACCTGCTGACAAAACTTAAAGATACGGTGATTTCCGTTGTTCCCCTCATGATGATTGTATTGATTCTTCATTTTTTTGTATTTCCTTTGCCGAAAACCATACTTATGGACTTTCTCATCGGAGGTATCTTGCTGATTCTTGGTTTGTCTGTTTTTCTTCTTGGTGCCGAAATTGGAATGGTACCCATTGGACAGAAAGTAGGTTCTTCCTTGACAAGGAAAAGGAATCTTCCTCTTATACTTGTCATTGGATTTGTTGTTGGTTTTGCCCTTTCCGTTGCGGAGCCAGATATCCAAGTCCTTGCATCCCAGGTCGCAGACGCCGATGCTTCCATTACTTGTACTTCTCTGATCATGATGATTTCTATCGGTGTGGGATTGTTTGTCTCGATGGCTTTTGCAAGAACTATTTTTCAGGTTCCGCTTAAATGGTTGTTTTCTGTTTTTTATGGTATTGTCTTTATCTTGACGGCAGTAGTGCGTCCTGAATTCGTGGGGATTGCCTTTGATGCCGGAGGTGCTACGACAGGTCCGATGACAGTTCCTTTTATCATGGCACTCGGACTTGGCGTAGCCTCTGTCAGGAGAAATGTATCTATTTCAAGCGTAGAGAATGATAGCTTCGGATTTGTAGGTGTTGCTTCTATCGGTCCAATTCTTGCCGTTTTGTTAATGGGACTGATTTCGGACGGTGCAGCGGGGACTACTTCGCAAGCCGTCTCTGTCGAGGCATTTTCCACAGGAACTATCATTCAACATTTTCTGGGGTTGTTGCCTGGTATATCCAAAGAAGCACTGAAAGCATTGCTTCCGCTTTCCTTTATTCTCCTTGCGTTTCAAGTGACATTGCTCCATATGCCGAGGCACCAAGTGAAGAAGACCATCCTTGGCTTATTCTATACGTTTGTTGGATTGGTAGTATTCCTTGTCGGAACCAATGGTGGGTTTATGCCTGCAGGGAAGGTCTTGGGAGCAGAAATCGGTAACTTGGGTGACGGATGGGCTCTTTTTCCCATTGGATTGTTGTTCGGTGCAGTAGTAGTATGCGCCGAACCGGCTGTCTGGGTCCTGACCGATCAGGTTGAAGAGGTATCTGGAGGACACATCCGACGTCCCCTGATGCTGATTGCACTTGCGATAGGAGTCGGTACAGCCGTTGCGCTTTCGATGTTGCGGGTCGTCGCCGGCATAAACCTTGTGTGGTTTTTGCTTGCGGGATATGGCATCGCCTTGATTATGACTTTTTTTTGTCCTCCTTTATTTACAGCTATTGCATTTGATTCTGGTGGTGTAGCTACAGGACCGCTGTCTTCGACCTTTATCCTGTCGTTCGCTCTAGGAGCGTCAGTAGCTTTTGATGGCAATCCGACAACCGATGCGTTCGGCATACTTGCAATGATTGCGATGACACCGTTGATTGCAATTCAGACGCTTGGTTTGATTTATAAGAAAAAGCAACATACAATGAAAAAGCTTAAGGACCGGCATAAGGCGCAAACAGCATCTGTGAGGGACAAAATATGATAGACAGAAACGGAAATACAACTACGGTTTTTCGTCCTGGAAAACTATTGCTGACCATTATCGGAAGGCATCAGGGGGAACGTTTAGTCAACGCAGGAAGGGCCGCAGGGGCAATGGGAGGAACAATTCTGCTTGGGCGTGGTACCGCTACCAATCGAGTGCTTGCGGCGTTGGGTATAGGTGATACGGCCAAAGATGTTTTGCTTACGCTTCTTGATGATGGCCAGACTGAAGCTGTCAAATCTGCGCATATTTCGGCTGCAAAAAAAGATACTAGACACTTGTCAGGCATAGGGATGTTGCTTGATGTCGCCGGAATTTTACGACAAAAGGAGTATGACGAAATGGAAAACCATGCCAATGAAAGGATGGGGGGAACAATGGAAACAAAATGGAAATTGATATCCGTCATTGTCAACCAGGGATATGCAGATGAAGCAATGGTTGCGGCGCGTAAAGCAGGAGCTGAGGGCGGGACAATCCTTACCGGAAGGGGCACAGGAACAGAAAAGGATGTGAAATTCTTCGGTATCAGTCTGGTACCGGAGAAAGAGCTGCTGCTGATCCTTTCTCAAAGCGAGAAGGTGGAACGGATATTGAATGCGATGCGCTGTGAGACATGTTTGCAGGAACCTGGAAGCGGAATTGTATTCTGTATGGCTGTAGAAGATTTTTTCCCTTTGGGAAAATAATGTCCGGAACTTTTCTGATTGCAATTGTCTTGTTTCTTGACATTCATTTTGAATGGGGCACATTGAAATTCATCTAAAAATATTGTAGCAATTGAACTTTTTGTTCTGGATGCAGTCAGAAGATCTGATACTGGGCTGATGTATGCAGGATAATGACGCTTTCTGTTTCGTTGACAAAAGATGTTCTGCTATCAGAGACAGAACAAAACGGGTGTTTTCTTGCCATGGTTCCATGGCTTGAGGTTATATCTGATTTTCTCTGGGGATTGCTGTTGTAAAATTTATATATAATATTGTCCGGCTTGTTTATCATTGTAATTTTGTGGGATAATATATATAATCAGTTTAGATTATCCCATAATAAGGAGCACCAATATGCATTTTATCCCACGTCAGGCAGAACAGACTTTAAAAAGGCTTGCAAATTCATTTCCTGCTGTATTGGTTGTAGGTGCACGTCAGACAGGAAAAACGACGTTGATCAGGAACTCAGCAGTTGCTTTATCTGCGAACTATGTAACATTTGATGATATTAATGAAATACAATCCGTTGCGGCCGATGCCAAGACATATCTCGAGTTCCATCGTTCCCCTGTTATCTTTGATGAGATACAGCATGTGCCGAATCTTTTTCCATACCTGAAAATGGAAATTGATGAAAACCGTCATCCCGGGATGTTTTTCTTGACAGGCAGCCAGCGTTTTTCAATGATGAAACATGTTACAGAAAGCCTTGCCGGACGTATTGGCATTTTGCAATTGCCTGGTATTTCTTTGAGAGAACGTTTGGCTGATACATGTACTGAACCCTTTGTACCGTCGAAACAATTCCTTGTTCGACGTACCGTTCCTGCCAGAATCGATTCGATCGGAACTTTATGGACGATGATCCAGAAAGGTTCTTATCCTGAAATCGTTACAGGAAATGTTCTGCCGGAAGATTTCTATGGTTCCTATCTGCAGACGTATATAGAACGGGATGTCCGACAGCTGACGCAGGTTGCTGATGAACTTCAGTTCAGTAACTTTGTCGTTGCTGTAGCTGCGCGGACTGGCCATTTGGTCAATTATGCAGATTTGGCACGCGATATTGGCATCAGTGAAGTAACTGCCAAGAAATGGCTTTCAATTCTTGTTACTTCGGGATTGGTATATTTGCTTCAGCCATATTCGGCAAATGTAGAGAAGCGGGTCGTAAAGACTCCGAAACTTTATTTCATGGACACTGGTCTTGCTGCGTTTCTAACGAAATGGCGTACGTCTGAAGTCTTGATGACGGGTGCAATGGCAGGGACTTATTTTGAGACTTTCGTCGTGACCGAGATTATAAAAAGTTATTTGAATGCAGGACAGATACCGCCGGTTTATTTCTATCGGGATAAGGATAAGATTGAAATAGATCTGCTTATAGAATCAGAAGGTACATTATACCCTGTGGAAATAAAAAAAACAGTAAGCCCTGCAAAAAAAGATATTGCTGCTTTTTCCATATTGTCACGTATCAGGAATGTGAACATAGGAACAGGAGCTGTTATCTGTCCCTGTACCAAGTTGGGTATCCTGAGCTCTGATGTGTATACGGTACCAGTTGATTATATCTGAATGCTGAGTATGTTTTTTTTGCAAGGATGCAATGTGAAAAGGTCTTTATTCTGTGAGCAGGTGTTCTGGTGCTTGGTGTAACGGGTGATAGATCTTATGCAATTGCAATGAAGTTCAATAAAAACAGATATTGCTTCTGAAATTTTTTCTTATTATGTTTATATCATGGATTACATTTCTTTTTGAGGAGGGAAAAAATGGATACGGTTCTTGAAAACATACTGACGAGAACGAGCGTCAGGAGCTATACAGAAAAGAAAATTGATTCACAGACGCTTGAACTGTTGCTAAAAGCAGGAATGGCTGCTCCTTCTGCCATGAACAGGCAGCCCTGGCGCTTCATTTTAATTACGGAAAGGGCTGTCCTTGATTCTTTGGCAACCAGACTTCCATATGCAAAGATGGCAGCAGAAGCACAGGCGGGAATAGTAGTCTGTGGTGACATGGATGCAACAGGAGAGGGGGAAAAGGACCTTATGTGGGTTTCTGATTGTTCCGCAGCGACAGAGAACATCCTTCTGGCGGCACATGCTCTTGGACTGGGAGCTGTGTGGACAGCTGTATATCCTGTGAGAGACCGGATGGAGACTGTTGTTGATGTATTGCATCTGCCCTCCAAGATAGTTCCTCTTTGTTTTGTTCCTGTCGGATATCCGGTGGGTACGGAACGCGTAAAAGAAAAATTCAAGAAAGACAACATTCATTTGAATCGATGGTAAACATCGTCTGAATGCCTTTTCTTTGCTGTTTAAGCACTAAAGTAGCAGTTGAAAAGTGATGATGGAGTCTGCAAAAAAAAGTTGTAATAAAATTTGTCTGAACTATTGACTAGAGTAGGGCAAATCTGCTATGTTGACCGAGCGCTTCGAGAGGAGCGCCTGAGAGCAGGAGGCCGGGGAGACCCGGGGACTGCAGGTCTTTTTTAGAAGAAGAGCGAAGGGGAGACGAGAAATGGAAGGAAGCCGACCGGCCGGGCGCGAGCCCGGCCGGGGGGGGCTCCCGAGTCAATTCAAGGATGAGAGAACAGACAGATTGAAGAAGTCGGTCGTGAGTTCTTGGAGCGGCAGGAGAGGACGCCGGAAATGATATCGAGCAGCGCGGGCTTCGGCCCGCGCGATATGATGACGGAGAGTTTGATCCTGGCTCAGAACGAACGCTGGCGGCGCGTTTTAAGCATGCAAGTCGAGCGGCAGGGGGGCTTCGGCCCCCCGAGAGCGGCGGACGGGTGAGTAACACGTGGACAACCTGCCCCCCGGAGCGGGATAGCCGGTGGAAACACCGGGTAATACCGCATGAGACGCCAGGGCCGGAAGGGCCCCGGCGGGAAAGGCGCCGAGGCGGCGCCGGGGGATGGGTCCGCGGCCCATTAGCTAGACGGCGGGGTAAAGGCCCACCGTGGCGACGATGGGTAGCCGGCCTGAGAGGGTGGACGGCCACATTGGGACTGAGACACGGCCCAGACTACTACGGTGGGCAGCAGCTAAGGATCTTCCGCAATGGGCGAAAGCCTGACGGAGCGACGCCGCGTGGACGATGGAGGCCGTGAGGTTGTAAAGTCCTTTTCGGGAGGGGGAACGACGCCGGCAGGGAATGGCCGGCGGATGACGTGAATCCCGGAAGAAGCCCCGGCTAACTACGTGCCAGCAGCCGCGGTAACACGTAGGGGGCGAGCGTTGTTCGGAATCATTGGGCGTAAAGGGCGTGCAGGCGGCGCTGCAAGTCCGGCGTGAAAGGCCCCGGCCCAACCGGGGGGACGCGCTGGAAACTGCGGTGCTTGAGTACAGGAAGGGGCATCGGAATTCCGGGTGTAGGGGTGAAATCTGTAGATATCCGGAAGAACACCGGTGGCGAAGGCGGATGCCTGGCCATGTACTGACGCTGAGACGCGAAGGTGCGGGGAGCGAACAGGTTTAGATACCCTGGTAGTCCGCACAGTAAACGATGTGCACCAGGCGTCGGGCCCTGAGGGTCCGGTGCCGAAGCCAACGCGATGAGTGCACCGCCTGGGGAGTATGCCCGCAAGGGTGAAACTCAAAGGAATTGACGGGGGCCCGCACAAGCGGTGGAGCATGTGGTTTAATTCGATGATACGCGAGGAACCTTACCAGGGCTTGACATGCGTCCGGCGGGCCGGGAGACCGGCCTTCCCTTCGGGGCGGGCGCACAGGTGCTGCATGGCTGTCGTCAGCTCGTGCTGTGAAGTGTTGGGTTAAGTCCCGCAACGAGCGCAACCCCTGCCGCCAGTTGCCAGCAAGTGAAGTTGGGCACTCAGGCGGGACTGCCGGTGACAAACCGGAGGAAGGTGGGGACGACGTCAAGTCATCACGGCCCTTATGTCCTGGGCCACACACGTGCTACAATGGCCGGTACAGGGCGCAGCGAGGCCGCGAGGCGGAGCGAATCGCGCAAAGCCGGCCCCAGTACGGATCGGAGCCTGCAACCCGGCTCCGTGAAGTTGGAATCGCTAGTAATCGCGCATCAGCATGGCGCGGTGAATACGTTCCCGGGCCTTGTACACACCGC from Spirochaetia bacterium harbors:
- a CDS encoding DUF1538 domain-containing protein, with amino-acid sequence MDFLIGGILLILGLSVFLLGAEIGMVPIGQKVGSSLTRKRNLPLILVIGFVVGFALSVAEPDIQVLASQVADADASITCTSLIMMISIGVGLFVSMAFARTIFQVPLKWLFSVFYGIVFILTAVVRPEFVGIAFDAGGATTGPMTVPFIMALGLGVASVRRNVSISSVENDSFGFVGVASIGPILAVLLMGLISDGAAGTTSQAVSVEAFSTGTIIQHFLGLLPGISKEALKALLPLSFILLAFQVTLLHMPRHQVKKTILGLFYTFVGLVVFLVGTNGGFMPAGKVLGAEIGNLGDGWALFPIGLLFGAVVVCAEPAVWVLTDQVEEVSGGHIRRPLMLIALAIGVGTAVALSMLRVVAGINLVWFLLAGYGIALIMTFFCPPLFTAIAFDSGGVATGPLSSTFILSFALGASVAFDGNPTTDAFGILAMIAMTPLIAIQTLGLIYKKKQHTMKKLKDRHKAQTASVRDKI
- a CDS encoding P-II family nitrogen regulator, which codes for MIDRNGNTTTVFRPGKLLLTIIGRHQGERLVNAGRAAGAMGGTILLGRGTATNRVLAALGIGDTAKDVLLTLLDDGQTEAVKSAHISAAKKDTRHLSGIGMLLDVAGILRQKEYDEMENHANERMGGTMETKWKLISVIVNQGYADEAMVAARKAGAEGGTILTGRGTGTEKDVKFFGISLVPEKELLLILSQSEKVERILNAMRCETCLQEPGSGIVFCMAVEDFFPLGK
- a CDS encoding ATP-binding protein; this encodes MHFIPRQAEQTLKRLANSFPAVLVVGARQTGKTTLIRNSAVALSANYVTFDDINEIQSVAADAKTYLEFHRSPVIFDEIQHVPNLFPYLKMEIDENRHPGMFFLTGSQRFSMMKHVTESLAGRIGILQLPGISLRERLADTCTEPFVPSKQFLVRRTVPARIDSIGTLWTMIQKGSYPEIVTGNVLPEDFYGSYLQTYIERDVRQLTQVADELQFSNFVVAVAARTGHLVNYADLARDIGISEVTAKKWLSILVTSGLVYLLQPYSANVEKRVVKTPKLYFMDTGLAAFLTKWRTSEVLMTGAMAGTYFETFVVTEIIKSYLNAGQIPPVYFYRDKDKIEIDLLIESEGTLYPVEIKKTVSPAKKDIAAFSILSRIRNVNIGTGAVICPCTKLGILSSDVYTVPVDYI
- a CDS encoding nitroreductase family protein; this translates as MDTVLENILTRTSVRSYTEKKIDSQTLELLLKAGMAAPSAMNRQPWRFILITERAVLDSLATRLPYAKMAAEAQAGIVVCGDMDATGEGEKDLMWVSDCSAATENILLAAHALGLGAVWTAVYPVRDRMETVVDVLHLPSKIVPLCFVPVGYPVGTERVKEKFKKDNIHLNRW